A genome region from Crossiella equi includes the following:
- a CDS encoding HD domain-containing protein: MILETWLAAVTELYGEQEAARVSGADLLARYAQPHRRYHGLAHIEAVLRDSAWLAERLGLSTEDRALLAVAAAAHDVVYDGVPGQDERRSADWLDAALTAAGVSDMRCAWATRLVLATEGHVGEDRLTLALLDADLAILGAGEADYDAYARAVREEYAHVPDKAFRAGRTEVLRGLSARRPLYRTRPARERWETAAKANLARELKALKRPKT, encoded by the coding sequence ATGATCCTGGAGACGTGGCTCGCCGCGGTGACCGAGCTGTACGGCGAGCAGGAGGCCGCGCGGGTCTCCGGGGCCGACCTGCTGGCCCGGTACGCGCAGCCGCACCGCCGCTACCACGGGCTGGCGCACATCGAGGCGGTGCTGCGCGACTCCGCCTGGCTGGCCGAGCGGCTGGGCCTGTCCACAGAGGACCGGGCGCTGCTCGCGGTGGCCGCCGCCGCGCACGACGTGGTCTACGACGGCGTGCCCGGCCAGGACGAACGGCGCAGCGCGGACTGGCTGGACGCCGCCCTGACCGCGGCCGGGGTCTCGGACATGCGCTGCGCCTGGGCGACGCGGCTGGTGCTGGCCACCGAGGGCCACGTGGGGGAGGACCGGCTCACCCTGGCGCTGCTGGACGCCGACCTGGCGATCCTGGGGGCCGGGGAGGCCGACTACGACGCCTACGCGCGCGCCGTGCGCGAGGAGTACGCGCACGTGCCGGACAAGGCCTTCCGCGCCGGCCGCACCGAGGTGCTCCGGGGCCTGTCCGCACGCCGCCCGCTGTACCGCACCCGGCCCGCCCGCGAGCGCTGGGAGACCGCGGCCAAGGCCAATCTGGCCCGCGAGCTGAAAGCCCTGAAACGGCCGAAAACGTGA
- a CDS encoding HSP18 transcriptional regulator → MDETPESALEQVRAALTGARAGQAKTEQLLLALTALRLLRDELATWEPELITAARGDGASWAALAPALGVASRQAAERRFLRLRPSAGGETTGEARVEAERDRRAGDRAVTAWARANAAALRSLAGQVSRQDGLSGAAREHADRVGAALGENDTARLLPELLDAGPHLTGELAERVDTISAHTTELRRGARRRD, encoded by the coding sequence ATGGACGAGACGCCGGAATCCGCACTGGAGCAGGTCCGAGCCGCGCTCACCGGCGCTCGCGCGGGCCAGGCCAAGACCGAGCAGCTGCTGCTCGCGCTCACCGCGCTGCGCCTGCTGCGGGACGAGCTGGCCACCTGGGAACCGGAGCTGATCACCGCCGCGCGGGGCGATGGCGCCAGCTGGGCCGCACTGGCCCCCGCGCTGGGCGTGGCCAGCAGGCAGGCCGCCGAACGCCGCTTCCTCCGCCTGCGCCCCTCCGCGGGCGGCGAGACCACCGGCGAGGCCCGCGTCGAGGCCGAACGCGACCGCCGGGCGGGCGACCGCGCGGTCACCGCCTGGGCCCGGGCCAACGCCGCGGCACTGCGCAGCCTGGCCGGTCAGGTCAGCCGCCAGGACGGCCTGTCCGGGGCCGCGCGGGAGCACGCGGACCGGGTCGGTGCGGCCCTGGGCGAGAACGACACCGCCCGGCTGCTGCCGGAGCTCCTGGACGCCGGGCCGCACCTGACCGGTGAGCTGGCCGAGCGGGTGGACACGATCTCGGCGCACACGACGGAGCTGCGCCGAGGGGCCCGCAGGCGGGACTGA
- a CDS encoding phytoene/squalene synthase family protein, with product MTTTELDAAGVRDASLRAAYRRCRELNARHGRTYFLATRLLAPAQRPAVHALYGFARWADEIVDDQADGRGPAQRRARLDELAADLAAGFAEGHSRHPVLAAVVDTVARYDIDHTYFADFLTSMRMDTEVTEYRTFAELARYVRGSAEVIGLQVLPVLGTTTDRASAEPYAAALGEAFQLTNFLRDVGEDLDRGRVYLPLDELAAFGVDRARLAACRARGQTDRAVRAALAHLVSRTRATYRRAEPGIAMLAPVSRPCVATAFRLYQGILDGIEAADYRVLEGRVVVPTARRLAVAVPGFARAVLARWR from the coding sequence CTGACGACGACCGAGCTCGACGCCGCCGGTGTGCGCGACGCGTCCCTGCGCGCGGCCTACCGGCGCTGCCGGGAGCTCAACGCCCGGCACGGCCGCACCTACTTCCTGGCCACGCGTTTGCTCGCGCCCGCCCAGCGGCCCGCGGTGCACGCGCTGTACGGCTTCGCGCGGTGGGCCGACGAGATCGTCGACGACCAGGCCGACGGCCGCGGCCCGGCGCAGCGCCGGGCCCGCCTGGACGAGCTGGCCGCGGACCTGGCCGCGGGGTTCGCCGAGGGGCACAGCAGGCACCCGGTGCTGGCCGCGGTGGTGGACACGGTCGCCCGCTACGACATCGACCACACCTACTTCGCCGACTTCCTCACCTCGATGCGGATGGACACCGAGGTCACCGAGTACCGGACCTTCGCCGAGCTGGCCCGGTACGTGCGCGGCTCAGCCGAGGTGATCGGCCTGCAGGTGCTGCCCGTGCTCGGCACCACCACCGACCGCGCGAGCGCCGAGCCGTACGCCGCCGCGCTGGGCGAGGCCTTCCAGCTCACCAACTTCCTGCGCGACGTCGGCGAGGACCTGGACCGCGGCCGGGTGTACCTGCCGCTGGACGAGCTGGCCGCCTTCGGCGTGGACCGGGCCCGGCTGGCGGCCTGCCGGGCCCGCGGCCAGACCGACCGGGCGGTGCGTGCCGCGCTGGCCCACCTCGTCTCGCGCACCCGGGCCACCTACCGGCGTGCCGAACCCGGGATCGCCATGCTGGCACCGGTTTCCCGGCCGTGCGTGGCCACCGCCTTCCGGCTGTACCAGGGCATCCTGGACGGCATCGAGGCCGCGGACTACCGGGTGCTGGAAGGCCGGGTCGTGGTGCCGACGGCGCGGCGGCTGGCGGTGGCGGTGCCCGGGTTCGCGAGGGCGGTGCTGGCGCGGTGGCGCTAG
- a CDS encoding Hsp20/alpha crystallin family protein: MLMRTDLLRDFATGTWSRPAAMPMDAGRVGEEYVVSFDLPGVSPEAIELSVERNVLTVKAERRPTADVELQVAERPLGVFSRQLHLGDALDTEHIRADYEAGVLTLRIPLAERAKPRRIEVRDVEAGRKQLSA; this comes from the coding sequence ATGTTGATGCGCACTGACCTGCTCCGCGACTTCGCCACGGGCACCTGGTCGCGCCCGGCCGCCATGCCGATGGACGCGGGCCGTGTCGGCGAGGAGTACGTGGTGTCCTTCGACCTGCCCGGGGTGAGCCCGGAGGCCATCGAGCTGAGCGTCGAGCGCAACGTGCTGACCGTGAAGGCCGAACGCAGGCCCACCGCCGACGTCGAGCTGCAGGTCGCCGAACGCCCCCTGGGTGTCTTCTCCCGCCAGCTGCACCTGGGCGACGCGCTCGACACCGAGCACATCCGCGCCGACTACGAGGCAGGGGTGCTCACGCTGCGCATCCCGCTCGCCGAGCGCGCCAAACCGCGCCGCATCGAGGTCCGCGACGTCGAGGCGGGGCGCAAGCAGCTCAGCGCCTGA
- a CDS encoding cellulase family glycosylhydrolase: protein MGWRTGVAATLTALLTAGTAPAPPASWWFDDARADVLGVSAERAFRDGHGREVLLRGYNVSGTAKLAEHGGLPFASTADATRSAAALRGLTGSNTVRFLITWERVEPRAGQIDRGYLDKVVAQLREFTAAGLHVFLDYHQDLYSRYLFNPGSWYTGDGAPEWVVRAGGYPKEYCEACVNWGQNMKNNKAVTSATHDFWHNRRISTEAGERGILDAFLAQAETALAHIRTGLGEAQFRKVVGFNPLNEPYAGRYDEGQTGKTWERDFLLPFYQRFRAAMDRTGWTDKPLFAEPLVYWNINTSVFQEPGGLTETGPLGPRYVFNAHFYDAKARSGILKPGKAGDGEYTADVRAVHERAQYHRTAPILTEFGHPITGFTSDKTPSILKAAYQSLDSAVAGRNWWREARNAAPPMSATQWQWDTNSGRHRELMNGNPDKVLTETDAWMDEDFSPVRVDDAGVVVPRLDRRVLDRAYPRAVAGRTLAFSFEDQSRDGSAVQQWQQVPGDLPNLAQLTGGRRYAVLVWRSSGGAAPTEVQLPEDLGSPALVSDLATYGAVPAYAGSGVGVETHQGARRLLLPGGPAGTLHVALVAPASTDTALLARARTELTGWAVATFGA, encoded by the coding sequence ATGGGATGGCGGACCGGAGTTGCAGCGACCCTGACCGCTCTGCTGACGGCGGGCACCGCCCCGGCGCCACCGGCGAGCTGGTGGTTCGACGATGCCCGCGCCGACGTGCTCGGCGTCTCCGCGGAACGGGCCTTCCGCGACGGCCACGGCCGCGAGGTCCTGCTGCGCGGCTACAACGTCTCCGGCACGGCCAAGCTCGCCGAGCACGGCGGCCTGCCCTTCGCCTCCACCGCGGACGCCACGCGCTCGGCGGCCGCGCTGCGCGGGCTCACCGGGTCCAACACCGTGCGCTTCCTGATCACCTGGGAACGCGTGGAGCCCCGCGCGGGCCAGATCGACCGGGGCTACCTCGACAAGGTCGTCGCCCAGCTCCGGGAGTTCACCGCGGCCGGGCTGCACGTGTTCCTGGACTACCACCAGGACCTGTACTCCCGGTACCTGTTCAACCCCGGCAGCTGGTACACCGGCGACGGCGCCCCGGAGTGGGTGGTGCGCGCGGGCGGCTACCCCAAGGAGTACTGCGAGGCCTGCGTCAACTGGGGCCAGAACATGAAGAACAACAAGGCGGTCACCTCGGCCACCCACGACTTCTGGCACAACCGGCGCATCAGCACCGAGGCGGGTGAGCGCGGGATCCTGGACGCCTTCCTGGCCCAGGCCGAGACCGCGCTGGCGCACATCCGCACCGGCCTGGGCGAGGCCCAGTTCCGCAAGGTGGTCGGCTTCAACCCGCTCAACGAGCCCTACGCGGGCCGCTACGACGAGGGCCAGACCGGCAAGACCTGGGAACGGGACTTCCTCCTGCCCTTCTACCAGCGCTTCCGCGCGGCGATGGACCGCACCGGGTGGACGGACAAGCCGCTGTTCGCCGAGCCGCTGGTGTACTGGAACATCAACACCTCGGTGTTCCAGGAGCCCGGCGGCCTGACCGAGACCGGACCGCTCGGCCCGCGCTACGTCTTCAACGCCCACTTCTACGACGCCAAGGCCCGCTCGGGCATCCTCAAGCCAGGCAAGGCCGGTGACGGCGAGTACACCGCGGACGTGCGCGCGGTGCACGAACGCGCCCAGTACCACCGCACCGCGCCCATCCTGACCGAGTTCGGCCACCCCATCACCGGGTTCACCTCCGACAAGACCCCGAGCATCCTCAAGGCCGCCTACCAGTCGCTGGACTCCGCGGTGGCGGGGCGGAACTGGTGGCGCGAGGCCCGCAACGCCGCGCCGCCGATGTCGGCCACCCAGTGGCAGTGGGACACCAACAGCGGGCGGCACCGCGAGCTGATGAACGGCAACCCGGACAAGGTGCTCACCGAGACCGACGCGTGGATGGACGAGGACTTCTCCCCGGTGCGCGTGGACGACGCGGGCGTGGTCGTCCCGCGCCTGGACCGCCGGGTGCTCGACCGCGCCTACCCGCGCGCGGTGGCCGGGCGGACCCTGGCGTTCAGCTTCGAGGACCAGAGCCGCGACGGCTCGGCGGTGCAGCAGTGGCAGCAGGTGCCCGGCGACCTGCCGAACCTGGCGCAGCTGACCGGCGGGCGCCGGTACGCGGTGCTGGTGTGGCGCTCCTCCGGCGGTGCCGCGCCGACCGAGGTGCAGCTGCCCGAGGACCTCGGCAGCCCCGCCCTGGTCTCCGACCTGGCCACGTACGGCGCGGTGCCCGCCTACGCCGGGTCCGGGGTGGGCGTGGAGACCCACCAGGGCGCGCGCCGGCTGCTGCTGCCGGGCGGTCCGGCGGGCACGCTGCACGTGGCGCTGGTCGCGCCCGCCAGCACCGACACCGCGCTGCTGGCGCGGGCGCGCACCGAGCTGACCGGCTGGGCGGTGGCCACCTTCGGCGCCTGA
- a CDS encoding AfsR/SARP family transcriptional regulator, with the protein MSHSVKLSFDRRGGTLVDFRILGPVSVWADNGSRIGVDDPDQRRLLAILLLADGRPVPREQVIADMWDGEPPLRPGRTLRARLDELGSRLPAGSGTQLCTAQGKHQLQVDLEHLDWHRFRQLAGRGRAAARSGRYQASVDILTEALTEWRGDALADVEGEWARRCRAHLERQRRSARQCLVAARRACTGRQIFVPVPRRGESEHGPVPMQLPLGDNDFIGRTAELAALGTGVSVLHGAPGTGKTALALAWARQVADKHPDGALFAELRGHGAGGPVPPAEVLAEFLAGLDVAPAKIPATVAERTELFRTLLTRRRLLLVLDDAADADQVRPLLPGLPGVTVVITARQDLDLPGREVAVGALPAADAVELLRSLIGPARVANQAGALADLARYCEYLPLALRIAGRRVAARPHTYLSDLVGELREERQRLDRLSPAPDAAIRGAFRWSYRALPLPAQRMFRLLGLYPGVDVEAPTAAALAGASPEQAAALLTALARADLLRHSHRGAFQPHDLLRGYATERVLREEGATNRQAAQRRLLDHYRSAGADAAHAWSDAELVNLAAVAATGPSGTAVDLLTTAAAIHRSRGQLDRTTSLYHQALLLADHTAARPITHRLGESYLAAGRLCAAVHTLMEQPDPDALTLDLLGNCLQRLGRPDAAVQHFQRGLRLVNEPATEARLLSSLGETLRRLGCLAEAQAHLTRALELSRQIAAHGITAHCLHSLSQLPQRLAQ; encoded by the coding sequence GTGTCACACTCGGTGAAGCTGTCCTTCGACCGCCGAGGGGGAACGCTGGTGGACTTCCGGATCCTCGGACCCGTCTCCGTGTGGGCCGACAACGGCTCGCGGATCGGCGTGGACGACCCGGACCAGCGGCGCCTGCTCGCCATCCTGCTGCTCGCCGACGGCCGCCCCGTGCCCAGGGAACAGGTCATCGCCGACATGTGGGACGGCGAGCCGCCGCTGCGCCCCGGCCGCACGCTGCGGGCCCGGCTCGACGAGCTCGGCTCGCGGCTGCCCGCCGGGTCGGGCACCCAGCTGTGCACCGCGCAGGGCAAGCACCAGCTCCAGGTCGACCTGGAACACCTGGACTGGCACCGCTTCCGCCAGCTGGCCGGACGGGGCCGGGCGGCCGCGCGCAGCGGCCGGTACCAGGCGTCGGTGGACATCCTCACCGAGGCGCTCACCGAGTGGCGCGGCGACGCCCTGGCCGACGTGGAGGGCGAGTGGGCCCGCCGCTGCCGGGCGCACCTGGAGCGCCAGCGGCGCAGCGCCCGGCAGTGCCTGGTGGCCGCGCGGCGGGCGTGCACCGGGCGGCAGATCTTCGTACCGGTGCCCCGGCGCGGTGAGTCCGAGCACGGCCCGGTGCCGATGCAGCTGCCGTTGGGGGACAACGACTTCATCGGCCGCACCGCCGAGCTGGCCGCGCTGGGCACCGGGGTGTCGGTGCTGCACGGCGCGCCCGGCACCGGCAAGACCGCGCTGGCCCTGGCCTGGGCGCGGCAGGTGGCCGACAAGCACCCGGACGGCGCGCTGTTCGCCGAGCTGCGCGGGCACGGCGCGGGCGGTCCGGTGCCGCCCGCCGAGGTCCTGGCGGAGTTCCTGGCCGGACTGGACGTGGCCCCGGCGAAGATCCCGGCCACGGTCGCCGAGCGCACCGAGCTGTTCCGCACGCTGCTCACCCGGCGGCGCCTGCTGCTGGTGCTCGACGACGCGGCCGACGCGGACCAGGTCCGCCCGCTGCTGCCCGGCCTGCCCGGGGTCACGGTGGTCATCACCGCCCGGCAGGACCTGGACCTGCCCGGACGCGAGGTGGCGGTGGGCGCGCTGCCCGCCGCGGACGCCGTGGAGCTGCTGCGCTCGCTGATCGGCCCGGCCCGGGTGGCCAACCAGGCGGGCGCGCTGGCCGACCTGGCCCGCTACTGCGAGTACCTGCCGCTGGCGCTGCGGATCGCGGGCCGCCGGGTGGCCGCCCGCCCGCACACCTACCTGTCCGACCTGGTGGGCGAGCTGCGCGAGGAGCGCCAGCGCCTGGACCGCCTCTCCCCCGCCCCGGACGCGGCGATCCGGGGCGCGTTCCGCTGGTCCTACCGGGCCCTGCCGCTCCCGGCGCAGCGCATGTTCCGGCTGCTCGGCCTGTACCCGGGCGTGGACGTGGAGGCCCCCACGGCGGCGGCCCTGGCGGGTGCCTCGCCGGAGCAGGCGGCGGCGCTGCTGACGGCGCTGGCGCGGGCGGACCTGTTGCGGCACAGCCACCGCGGTGCCTTCCAGCCGCACGACCTGCTGCGCGGCTACGCCACCGAACGCGTGCTGCGCGAGGAGGGCGCGACCAACCGCCAGGCGGCGCAACGCAGGCTGCTGGACCACTACCGGTCGGCGGGCGCGGACGCCGCGCACGCCTGGTCGGACGCGGAGCTGGTGAACCTGGCGGCGGTGGCGGCCACCGGCCCGTCCGGCACGGCGGTCGACCTGCTCACCACGGCGGCGGCCATCCACCGCAGCCGGGGCCAGCTGGACCGCACCACCTCGCTCTACCACCAGGCCCTGCTGCTGGCCGACCACACCGCGGCCCGCCCGATCACCCACCGCCTGGGCGAGAGCTACCTGGCGGCGGGCCGCCTGTGCGCGGCGGTGCACACCCTGATGGAACAACCGGACCCGGACGCCCTGACCCTGGACCTGCTGGGCAACTGCCTGCAACGCCTGGGCCGCCCGGACGCCGCGGTCCAGCACTTCCAGCGGGGCCTGCGCCTGGTCAACGAACCCGCGACCGAGGCCCGGCTGCTGTCCTCCCTGGGCGAGACACTGCGCCGCCTGGGCTGCCTGGCCGAGGCACAGGCCCACCTCACCCGGGCCCTGGAGCTCAGCCGCCAGATCGCCGCCCACGGCATCACCGCCCACTGCCTGCACAGCCTGAGCCAACTCCCCCAACGCCTGGCCCAGTGA
- a CDS encoding LacI family DNA-binding transcriptional regulator has protein sequence MAERSRPTLEDVAAHAGISRATVSRVVNGASRVSARTREAVQRAVAELGYRPNLAARSLVTRRTGTLAVVLSEPGEKLFEDPFFAAVIRAAHHELSTVDAQMALLIARSPEESERVLRFLASGHTDGALVFTPRQGDPLAEKVRTLGIPVVFGGRPWRGTRGLDVVTVDNEGGARAATELLRSLGRRRVVTVSGPLDQAAAVDRLTGWRRAQDLDKATAALLSESAEFNLEGGERAMTELLRRVPDLDGVFAASDLMALGALRALRAAGRRVPEDVAVVGFDDLPAVAQHSDPALTTVRQNPGAQVRAMVEILRDRLGGREPGRRDPMLPVELIRRESA, from the coding sequence GTGGCAGAACGTTCCAGACCGACCCTGGAGGATGTCGCGGCACACGCGGGCATCTCCCGGGCCACGGTGTCGCGGGTGGTCAACGGCGCCTCGCGGGTCAGCGCGCGCACCCGGGAGGCCGTGCAGCGCGCGGTGGCCGAGCTGGGCTACCGCCCGAACCTCGCGGCCCGCTCGCTGGTCACCCGGCGCACCGGCACGCTGGCCGTGGTGCTGAGCGAGCCGGGCGAAAAACTGTTCGAGGACCCGTTCTTCGCCGCGGTGATCCGCGCCGCGCACCATGAGCTGTCCACTGTGGACGCCCAGATGGCGTTGCTGATCGCGCGCTCCCCGGAGGAGTCCGAGCGGGTGCTGCGCTTCCTGGCCTCCGGTCACACCGACGGCGCGCTGGTGTTCACCCCGCGCCAGGGCGATCCCCTGGCCGAGAAGGTGCGCACGCTGGGCATCCCGGTGGTCTTCGGCGGCAGGCCGTGGCGCGGCACCCGGGGCCTGGACGTGGTCACCGTGGACAACGAGGGCGGCGCGCGGGCGGCCACCGAGCTGCTGCGCTCCCTGGGCCGCCGCCGGGTGGTCACCGTCTCCGGCCCGCTGGACCAGGCCGCGGCGGTGGACCGCCTGACCGGCTGGCGCCGGGCCCAGGACCTGGACAAGGCCACCGCGGCCCTGCTCTCGGAGTCCGCGGAGTTCAACCTGGAGGGCGGTGAGCGCGCGATGACCGAGCTGCTGCGCCGGGTGCCGGACCTGGACGGCGTCTTCGCGGCCAGCGACCTGATGGCCCTGGGCGCGCTGCGGGCGCTGCGCGCGGCCGGACGGCGGGTACCGGAGGACGTGGCCGTGGTGGGCTTCGACGACCTGCCCGCGGTGGCCCAGCACTCCGATCCGGCGCTGACCACGGTCCGCCAGAACCCGGGCGCGCAGGTGCGGGCGATGGTGGAGATCCTGCGGGACCGCCTGGGCGGCCGGGAACCGGGGCGGCGCGACCCGATGCTGCCGGTGGAGCTCATCCGCCGGGAGTCCGCTTAG
- a CDS encoding ABC transporter substrate-binding protein: MTNHATRRAVALAAAAVLATGISACGGAADDGKTRIVVATFSDFGYEELFADYEKAHPNIKLEARKLEFDAHHQQLATQLAGGRGAADIVAIEEGWMPQFRTSKDKFVNLAELGAKDLKSQWVPWKWQQGIVDSDDFVMGLGTDMGSLAMCYRKDYFAEAGLPTDREEVSKLWPTWADYAKVADRFKERKADIKFAGSAENIYMSMINQAGEGYFAKSNDGFIGDTNPKVKEAFMLAGELGAKGQTSGTKPFTPEWTVGLKQGKFATETCAAWALAQIKDGSGEGAAGKWDVAAIPGGGGNWGGSFLTVPKQGKNTKEAYEVAKYLTAPAQQKRIFAETGNLPSQPEVYKDPEVLNKTNAFFNNAPVGQIYAASADGLQPNYRGTKDSKVRPRFNDALARIEQGKSSPAVAFDEAVSQSRNEVK, encoded by the coding sequence ATGACCAACCACGCGACGCGCCGGGCGGTGGCGCTCGCGGCTGCCGCCGTCCTTGCCACCGGGATCTCTGCCTGTGGCGGGGCCGCCGACGACGGCAAAACCAGGATCGTGGTCGCCACGTTCAGCGACTTCGGCTACGAAGAGCTGTTCGCCGACTACGAGAAGGCGCACCCCAACATCAAGCTGGAGGCGCGCAAGCTCGAGTTCGACGCCCACCACCAGCAGCTGGCCACCCAGCTGGCGGGCGGTCGCGGCGCGGCGGACATCGTGGCCATCGAGGAGGGCTGGATGCCCCAGTTCCGGACCTCGAAGGACAAGTTCGTCAACCTGGCCGAGCTGGGCGCCAAGGACCTGAAGAGCCAGTGGGTGCCCTGGAAGTGGCAGCAGGGCATCGTGGACAGCGATGACTTCGTGATGGGCCTGGGCACCGACATGGGCAGCCTCGCGATGTGCTACCGCAAGGACTACTTCGCCGAGGCCGGGCTGCCGACCGACCGCGAGGAAGTCAGCAAGCTGTGGCCGACCTGGGCGGACTACGCCAAGGTCGCCGACCGCTTCAAGGAGCGCAAGGCCGACATCAAGTTCGCGGGCTCGGCCGAGAACATCTACATGTCGATGATCAACCAGGCGGGCGAGGGCTACTTCGCCAAGTCCAACGACGGTTTCATCGGCGACACCAACCCGAAGGTGAAGGAAGCCTTCATGCTGGCCGGTGAGCTGGGCGCCAAGGGCCAGACCAGCGGCACCAAGCCGTTCACCCCGGAGTGGACGGTCGGCCTGAAGCAGGGCAAGTTCGCCACCGAGACCTGCGCGGCCTGGGCCCTGGCCCAGATCAAGGACGGTTCCGGTGAGGGCGCGGCGGGCAAGTGGGACGTCGCGGCGATCCCGGGTGGCGGTGGCAACTGGGGCGGGTCGTTCCTGACCGTGCCGAAGCAGGGCAAGAACACCAAGGAGGCCTACGAGGTCGCCAAGTACCTCACCGCCCCGGCCCAGCAGAAGCGCATCTTCGCCGAGACCGGCAACCTGCCGAGCCAGCCCGAGGTCTACAAGGACCCCGAGGTCCTGAACAAGACCAACGCCTTCTTCAACAACGCCCCGGTCGGCCAGATCTACGCGGCCTCCGCGGACGGCCTGCAGCCGAACTACCGCGGTACCAAGGACTCCAAGGTCCGCCCGCGCTTCAACGACGCGCTGGCCCGCATCGAGCAGGGCAAGTCCTCGCCCGCGGTGGCCTTCGACGAGGCGGTCAGCCAGTCCCGCAACGAGGTGAAGTAG